The Arachis hypogaea cultivar Tifrunner chromosome 19, arahy.Tifrunner.gnm2.J5K5, whole genome shotgun sequence genome has a window encoding:
- the LOC112778052 gene encoding uncharacterized protein produces MLTDELERLESFTQIFFNPNAFQYGVAAGQDYSNTKKSMTHPSCHLSSRRHVISGMKLFSQDSEFDILEDGLVSVRVDYDFNYDDISASQKFYSLSIGLDESNTDFQEGNGHQENNFQFTYGDYFDFGDPISICQECGALMWYDERNRKNRNYIIPEFSLCCSLGKVQLPFLTEPPEVLKELLYDYGSKHYKNFQNNIKVYNQMFAFTSSAGKVDSSINKGHRRAPTVYKISGENVHYIGSLMPMPGEKPKFAQLYIYDTENEVNNRIAPFRSNDSEYTIDSEIVGKLQKMLDENNTLAKSFRMAKERFAGSNTEHVRLKLLSSREKDGRIYNLPDVFEVAALVVLFVVDAYTMIESERLLYFRIHQKELRADDYKSLKNAKSTGQISGSSVGKRIVLPSSFIGEWPEIKRLLDPLHLKPVDCLDIVCQMFKMKLDMLIKDLKKERFFGKVVADVHTIEFQKRDIPHAHILIFLDSLSKFPDPKDIDKVICAEIPNQFEHPELYKAVKKFMLHGPCGFVNIFSPCMKEGRCSKFYPKSFADLTTIDAEGYPIYRRRKTGCYAKKGNVALDNRYVVPYNLSLLMKYQAHMNVEWCNQSRAIKYLFKYINKGYDRITTILDNADDSECSNKVIDEIKNYLDCRNISPCEAVWRIFAYPIHSREPAIQRLSFHLPGQNPILYEDGEDIDNILSKPGIDQSMFTTWMDANNNYSEAKELTYSEFPIFFVYNKKEKIWSRRKCGYTIGRIYYVPPTCGELFYLRMMLNFVRGPTNYDQIKSANGVIHNSFRDACFALGLLNDDREYIEAIKEASCWGLGDYLRKLFTVMLMSNSVSKPEHVWEETWSLLSDDILYNERKLSKNSDLSLTDD; encoded by the exons ATGTTGACTGATGAACTTGAAAGATTAGAGTCCTttacacaaatattttttaatccaaatgcaTTTCAATATGGAGTAGCTGCAGGTCAAGATTATTCAAATACAAAGAAATCTATGACACATCCAAGTTGTCATTTATCTTCTAGACGACATGTGATCAGTGGGATGAAGTTATTTTCTCAAGATTCTGAATTTGATATTTTAGAAGATGGATTAGTCTCTGTTAGAGTTGATTATGATTTCAACTATGATGATATTTCTG CTTCTCAAAAATTTTACTCTCTGAGCATTGGTTTAGATGAAAGTAACACTGATTTTCAAGAAG GTAATGGTCACCAAGAAAATAACTTTCAGTTCACATATGGAG ATTATTTTGATTTCGGTGATCCAATTTCAATTTGTCAAGAGTGTGGTGCTTTAATGTGGTATGATGAAAGAAATCGAAAAAATAGAAATTATATCATTCCAGAGTTTAGTCTATGCTGCAGTTTAGGAAAAGTGCAATTGCCTTTTCTAACAGAGCCTCCTGAAGTTCTAAAAGAGTTACTTTATGACTATGGTTCAAAGCATTAcaagaattttcaaaataatatcaAAGTATATAATCAAATGTTTGCATTTACTTCTTCTGCTGGAAAGGTGGACTCATCTATAAACAAAGGCCATAGACGTGCTCCAACGGTCTACAAGATTAGTGGAGAAAATGTTCATTATATTGGTAGTTTAATGCCTATGCCCGGTGAAAAACCTAAGTTTGCTCAGTTGTATATCTATGACACAGAAAACGAAGTAAACAATAGGATAGCACCATTTAG GTCAAATGATTCTGAATATACTATTGACTCTGAGATTGTTGGCAAGTTACAAAAGATGTTAGATGAGAATAATACTTTGGCAAAATCATTTAGAATGGCGAAAGAAAGATTTGCAGGTTCTAATACAGAACATGTAAGGTTGAAGCTTTTAAGTTCAAGGGAAAAAGATGGAAGAATTTATAATTTGCCTGATGTTTTTGAAGTGGCAGCTTTAGTTGTG CTATTTGTAGTGGATGCTTACACTATGATTGAGTCAGAACGTTTGTTATATTTTAGGATTCATCAAAAGGAACTTAGAGCTGATGATTACAAGAGTTTGAAAAATGCTAAATCTACAGGTCAAATAAGTGGCTCAAGTGTAGGAAAAAGAATAGTTTTGCCATCAAGTTTTATAGGAG AATGGCCAGAAATCAAGCGACTCTTAGACCCTTTACATCTCAAACCAGTAGACTGTCTTGACATTGTTTGTCAAATGTTCAAAATGAAGCTTGATATGCTaattaaagatttgaaaaaggaaagattcTTTGGTAAAGTTGTTGCTG ATGTTCATACAATTGAATTTCAGAAACGAGATATACCACATGCTCATATTTTGatattcttggattctttaaGCAAATTTCCAGATCCAAAAGATATAGATAAAGTAATTTGTGCTGAGATTCCTAATCAATTTGAGCATCCAGAGTTGTACAAGGCTGTAAAAAAATTTATGCTTCATGGTCCATGCGGTTTTGTAAATATATTTTCACCATGCATGAAAGAAGGTCGTTGTTCAAAGTTTTATCCCAAGTCTTTTGCTGATTTAACAACTATTGATGCTGAAGGGTATCCAATATATAGAAGAAGAAAGACTGGTTGTTATGCTAAAAAAGGAAATGTGGCTCTAGATAATCGCTATGTTGTTCCTTATAATCTTTCTTTGCTAATGAAATATCAAGCACACATGAATGTTGAGTGGTGTAATCAGAGCAGAGCAATTAAGTATCTCTTCAAATATATAAACAAGGGTTACGATCGCATCACTACTATTTTAGATAATGCTGATGATAGTGAATGCTCAAATAAAGTTATTGATGAAATAAAAAACTATCTTGATTGTAGAAATATATCCCCATGTGAAGCTGTTTGGAGAATATTTGCATACCCTATTCATTCTAGAGAACCTGCTATACAGAGATTGAGCTTTCATTTGCCTGGTCAGAATCCAATTCTATATGAAGATGGTGAAGATATTGATAATATTCTGTCAAAACCCGGGATTGATCAATCAATGTTTACTACATGGATGGATGCTAATAACAATTACTCGGAGGCTAAAGAGTTGACATATTCTGAGTTTCCAATATTCTttgtttataataaaaaagaaaaaatatggtCAAGAAGAAAGTGTGGCTATACTATTGGAAGGATTTATTATGTACCTCCAACATGTGGAGAGTTATTTTATTTACGAATGATGTTGAATTTTGTTCGAGGTCCTACCAACTATGACCAAATCAAAAGTGCAAATGGTGTTATTCACAATAGCTTTAGAGATGCTTGCTTTGCTTTGGGATTACTTAATGATGATAGAGAATATATTGAAGCTATCAAAGAAGCTTCATGTTGGGGTTTAGGTGATTATCTAAGGAAGCTTTTCACTGTGATGTTGATGTCAAATAGTGTGAGCAAACCAGAACATGTTTGGGAAGAAACTTGGAGCCTTCTATCTGATGATATTTTGTATAATGAAAGAAAATTGTCTAAAAATTCAG aTTTATCTTTGACTGATGATTAG